A genomic region of Fluviispira vulneris contains the following coding sequences:
- a CDS encoding acyl-CoA mutase large subunit family protein, which yields MSSSRSDLKRKKEFVTASRSVIDELYFPKNAMTDNEYLSKINFPGEYPFTRGVHSGMYRSSLWTMRQYAGFASAEESNKRYKYLLAQGQTGLSVAFDLPTQIGYDSDSDEAAGEVGKVGVAIDTLADMEILFNGIPLDKISTSMTINASAAVLLALYIAVAEKQGISSHKLRGTIQNDILKEYIARGTYIFPPQQSMRIITDIFAFCKEHVPLWNTISISGYHIREAGSTASEEVGFTLADGIAYVEAAVKVGLNVDEFAPRLSFFFNAYTDLLEEVGKFRAARRVWAKIMKERFGAKNPKSLMLRFHTQTAGSTLTAQQPENNIVRVTIQALAAVLGGTQSLHTNSKDEALALPTEESARIALRTQQIIAHESGVAETVDPLAGSYYIEALTDRIENEVVEIIKKIDSLGGMVRAIEQGYVQASIQKSAYQYQQDIESIDRVIVGVNKFIIEENPHEGLLRVEDTVEKMQIENLKKIKNNRDSVAVTESLLKLKNAAQGTENLMPYILSAVRAYASIGEICNTLREVFGEYKESVIL from the coding sequence ATGTCATCTTCAAGAAGCGATTTAAAACGGAAAAAAGAGTTTGTGACAGCATCTCGATCTGTGATAGATGAACTTTATTTTCCTAAAAATGCTATGACTGATAATGAGTATTTAAGCAAAATTAATTTTCCTGGAGAGTATCCATTTACACGTGGGGTTCATTCAGGAATGTATCGCAGCAGTTTATGGACAATGCGGCAATACGCAGGCTTTGCCAGTGCCGAAGAAAGTAACAAAAGATATAAATATTTACTGGCACAAGGTCAAACGGGTTTGAGTGTTGCTTTCGATTTGCCCACTCAAATCGGTTATGACTCTGACAGTGATGAAGCTGCGGGTGAAGTTGGTAAAGTTGGAGTTGCGATTGATACACTTGCTGATATGGAGATACTATTTAATGGCATTCCGTTAGATAAAATATCAACTTCTATGACAATCAATGCTTCTGCAGCAGTTTTATTAGCTCTTTATATTGCAGTGGCTGAAAAACAAGGTATCAGTAGTCATAAATTACGTGGCACTATACAAAATGATATCTTAAAAGAATATATTGCACGCGGAACATATATTTTTCCACCTCAACAATCTATGCGTATTATCACCGATATATTCGCTTTCTGTAAGGAACATGTACCCCTTTGGAATACAATCTCAATCAGTGGTTATCATATTCGTGAAGCAGGAAGTACTGCATCTGAAGAGGTTGGTTTTACTCTTGCAGATGGAATTGCCTATGTAGAGGCCGCTGTCAAAGTAGGATTAAATGTGGATGAATTTGCTCCTAGGCTTTCTTTCTTTTTCAATGCTTATACAGATCTACTTGAAGAAGTAGGGAAATTCAGAGCTGCTCGAAGAGTCTGGGCAAAAATAATGAAAGAGCGTTTTGGCGCTAAGAATCCCAAAAGTCTTATGTTGCGTTTCCATACACAAACTGCTGGTTCAACATTAACGGCTCAGCAACCCGAAAATAATATTGTCCGTGTGACTATTCAGGCACTTGCGGCAGTTTTAGGCGGGACACAGAGTTTACATACGAACTCAAAAGATGAAGCATTGGCCTTACCAACTGAGGAATCTGCACGTATAGCGCTTAGAACTCAGCAAATAATTGCACATGAAAGTGGCGTAGCTGAAACAGTCGATCCTTTAGCGGGAAGCTATTATATTGAAGCTTTGACCGACCGAATTGAAAATGAAGTTGTTGAAATTATCAAAAAAATAGACTCTCTCGGAGGAATGGTTCGAGCAATTGAGCAAGGATATGTTCAAGCTTCTATTCAAAAATCTGCTTATCAATATCAACAGGATATAGAATCTATAGATCGCGTAATTGTTGGCGTTAATAAATTTATTATTGAAGAAAATCCTCACGAAGGGCTTCTTAGAGTTGAGGATACTGTAGAAAAAATGCAGATAGAAAATTTAAAAAAAATAAAAAATAATAGAGATTCTGTTGCTGTTACAGAATCTTTATTAAAATTAAAAAATGCAGCTCAAGGGACAGAGAATTTAATGCCATATATATTGTCTGCCGTAAGAGCTTATGCAAGTATCGGTGAGATTTGTAATACGTTAAGAGAAGTCTTTGGTGAGTATAAAGAAAGCGTAATATTATGA
- the queG gene encoding tRNA epoxyqueuosine(34) reductase QueG, giving the protein MKIKPEIVELFKKYDAHATGVFSFEDKKFLSIFEKDLRAFEQWISENSHAGMKFLENNIDVRKDPSFILENSKTALIFLFPYSLGQRVRNRKINTQEIKIKNNSLIGKKLISKYIYGKDYHKVLRKNLEKIAQELQKHFKKKFAFRPVIDSIPFFDRAHAREAHLGFVGKNTMLIRPGMGSFFFIATLLIDLSYSEIVEKKLKNKLSPIASLDCGDCQKCLDACPTNALIKPYYLDANKCISYLTIEHREIVPKKYLSHFAKTIYGCDICQDVCPYNLVTNDFGILKDFSDFNKNFLNLTIHNIALMTPLEYEKWFGGTAATRAKYQGLIRNALYHLYAVKDENIKCILSHHENSDFNLISETVKQIRNFLNETL; this is encoded by the coding sequence ATGAAAATAAAACCAGAAATAGTTGAGCTTTTTAAAAAATATGATGCTCATGCTACAGGCGTCTTTTCTTTTGAAGATAAAAAATTTTTAAGCATATTTGAAAAAGATTTAAGAGCTTTTGAGCAGTGGATAAGTGAAAATTCTCATGCAGGGATGAAATTTTTAGAAAATAATATTGATGTGAGAAAAGATCCTTCATTTATTTTGGAAAATTCAAAGACTGCTCTTATTTTTCTTTTTCCCTACTCATTAGGACAGCGGGTAAGAAATAGAAAAATAAACACGCAAGAAATTAAAATTAAAAATAATTCTTTAATTGGGAAAAAATTAATTTCAAAATATATTTATGGAAAAGATTATCATAAGGTATTAAGAAAAAATTTAGAGAAAATTGCCCAAGAATTGCAAAAGCATTTTAAAAAAAAATTTGCATTTAGACCAGTTATAGACTCGATTCCTTTTTTCGATAGGGCTCATGCCAGAGAGGCTCATCTGGGGTTTGTTGGTAAAAATACTATGCTTATTCGTCCTGGTATGGGAAGTTTCTTTTTTATAGCGACACTCCTTATTGATTTATCTTACTCTGAAATAGTTGAAAAGAAATTAAAAAACAAATTGAGTCCAATCGCAAGTTTAGATTGTGGTGATTGTCAAAAATGTTTAGATGCTTGTCCTACTAATGCACTAATTAAACCTTATTATTTAGATGCTAATAAATGTATTTCATATTTAACAATAGAACACAGAGAAATAGTACCAAAAAAGTATTTATCGCATTTTGCCAAGACGATTTATGGATGTGATATTTGCCAAGATGTGTGTCCCTATAATTTAGTTACAAATGATTTTGGTATTTTAAAAGATTTTTCTGATTTCAATAAAAATTTTTTAAATTTAACAATCCATAATATTGCTTTAATGACCCCATTAGAATATGAAAAGTGGTTTGGTGGTACTGCTGCAACGCGAGCAAAATATCAAGGACTTATCAGAAATGCATTATATCATTTATATGCAGTTAAAGATGAGAATATAAAGTGCATATTAAGTCATCATGAAAACTCAGACTTCAATCTCATTTCAGAAACTGTTAAACAAATACGCAATTTTCTAAATGAAACTTTATGA
- a CDS encoding cation diffusion facilitator family transporter, with protein MLHKLTKDGHSNSKAAQKAALIAAFCAAFLALGKLTLFFMTGSLIVALSALDSTMDMIVSLVNRKIVKFARLDPDHNHPYGHGRAESIAALGQGSLIIGGGIAIVVSSVRQIYDVLSGLVLEANHSDWKQIVFFIFAAFVSLFVTKWLKVNGLKLKSPALIADAEHYKVDFVTNISSTLALLLIAVSGYSILDPVIALIFSVYIIYGSFGLVKTSINELMDHDIPEDIKETAKKIVRGTDERILDIHRFRARKSGHRYFFDFHVTLPEDLLFNEVHIIIENIENVLSSEFEGDVIVHADPSSVRPEK; from the coding sequence ATGCTCCATAAATTAACAAAAGATGGTCATTCCAACTCAAAAGCGGCACAAAAAGCAGCATTAATTGCCGCTTTTTGTGCCGCTTTTTTAGCACTGGGGAAACTCACGCTTTTTTTTATGACCGGTTCACTGATTGTCGCACTTTCTGCTCTTGATAGCACAATGGATATGATTGTTAGTTTGGTAAATCGCAAAATTGTAAAGTTTGCGCGACTTGATCCAGACCACAATCACCCCTATGGCCACGGACGCGCTGAAAGTATAGCAGCTTTAGGTCAAGGCAGCCTCATTATTGGTGGTGGGATTGCCATAGTCGTTTCAAGTGTAAGGCAGATTTATGATGTTTTATCGGGTCTTGTACTTGAAGCGAACCATTCAGACTGGAAGCAGATAGTATTTTTTATTTTTGCTGCTTTTGTAAGTCTTTTTGTGACAAAGTGGTTAAAAGTAAATGGACTAAAATTAAAGAGCCCTGCTCTTATTGCTGATGCTGAACATTATAAAGTAGATTTCGTGACAAATATTTCTTCAACTTTAGCACTTTTATTAATAGCTGTTTCTGGATATTCCATTTTAGATCCAGTGATTGCTTTGATATTTTCTGTATATATTATTTATGGTTCTTTTGGTTTAGTTAAAACAAGCATTAATGAACTTATGGATCATGACATTCCAGAAGATATAAAAGAAACAGCTAAAAAAATTGTGAGAGGAACAGATGAACGTATTTTGGATATTCATCGCTTCCGCGCACGGAAAAGTGGACATAGATACTTCTTCGACTTTCATGTTACATTACCTGAGGATTTATTGTTTAATGAAGTTCATATTATAATAGAGAATATTGAAAATGTTTTATCTTCTGAATTTGAGGGAGATGTTATTGTACATGCTGATCCGAGTAGTGTAAGACCAGAAAAATGA
- the trmB gene encoding tRNA (guanosine(46)-N7)-methyltransferase TrmB, whose product MRKVGTIIDNLRKGEKAPDRHENPYLKEALGLSEYLLTQTELHEKYTSLFTDMSKPIVIEIGCYMGKTVLELVENNKDINILGLDITYKRVVKAARKLKRNASENGRIAICDGKSFLSDIVPDNSLLGICVFFPDPWPKDRHEKNRLLKSDFIKLLYAKLLPGGFFWFKTDHEPYFLETEKFVLSAGFIPDDAHDSSPLSKPRNIKGDSYETAFQKLFTAKGVPFYQRVFLKQ is encoded by the coding sequence ATGAGAAAAGTTGGAACAATTATAGATAATTTGCGTAAAGGTGAGAAAGCTCCAGATAGGCATGAAAATCCTTATTTGAAAGAAGCTCTGGGTTTATCTGAATATTTATTAACTCAAACTGAATTACATGAAAAATACACCTCATTGTTTACCGATATGTCTAAACCAATTGTTATTGAAATAGGCTGTTATATGGGCAAGACTGTTCTTGAACTTGTCGAAAATAACAAAGATATAAATATTTTAGGCTTAGATATTACTTATAAAAGGGTTGTGAAAGCTGCACGTAAACTCAAAAGAAATGCTTCTGAAAATGGGAGGATAGCTATTTGTGATGGAAAATCTTTTTTAAGTGACATTGTTCCTGACAATTCTCTTCTTGGTATTTGTGTTTTTTTCCCAGACCCCTGGCCTAAAGATAGACATGAAAAAAATAGGCTATTAAAATCTGATTTTATAAAGTTATTATATGCAAAGCTCTTACCAGGTGGATTCTTCTGGTTTAAAACAGATCACGAGCCTTACTTTTTAGAAACAGAGAAATTTGTTTTAAGTGCAGGTTTTATACCAGATGATGCACATGATTCTTCCCCTTTGTCAAAACCACGCAACATTAAGGGTGATTCGTACGAAACCGCATTTCAAAAACTTTTTACTGCAAAAGGAGTTCCTTTTTATCAAAGAGTTTTTCTTAAACAATAG
- a CDS encoding OmpA family protein, with translation MKRKLIFKSFIHFAKPMGAFLVCLSLTNVCSALSLISYFFQTSYPNEECTPASLEPQTLKLTYSERSNIKNEFKVGWDLYTNKNLAYYQKPSIGGEVQIARCLPPGRWVYLGRGNVENVNGNTVEATIKGIDMIQGTTATIPKKFIESGNFYWRPMAGDSVFPVEKSISKKISISPKIEIAYEDIFVNLGNGEYSYDFTPEGEEFLNNKFNLFKKLNGRLEVDGFYIAAGNSEDLRLESLMRAQAVGNYFIRKFKLNPDQVVTIGYGNDWLQSGMQPVKAWPNRNLMRGIILKILPESADY, from the coding sequence ATGAAACGAAAATTGATTTTTAAATCATTTATTCATTTTGCCAAACCAATGGGAGCTTTTTTAGTCTGTTTATCCCTTACAAACGTATGTTCAGCATTGTCTCTTATAAGCTATTTTTTTCAAACTTCCTATCCAAATGAAGAATGCACTCCTGCCTCACTTGAGCCACAAACACTTAAGTTAACTTATTCAGAACGTTCAAATATAAAAAATGAATTTAAGGTCGGTTGGGACTTATACACAAATAAAAATTTGGCGTATTACCAAAAGCCTTCAATTGGAGGTGAGGTGCAAATTGCTCGATGTTTACCGCCAGGTAGATGGGTCTATTTAGGCAGAGGAAATGTAGAAAATGTAAATGGGAATACGGTGGAAGCTACAATAAAAGGGATCGATATGATTCAAGGAACTACTGCCACGATACCTAAGAAATTTATTGAATCTGGAAATTTTTATTGGCGCCCAATGGCTGGAGACAGTGTTTTTCCTGTTGAAAAATCAATATCCAAAAAAATATCAATAAGTCCTAAAATTGAAATAGCTTATGAAGATATTTTTGTAAATTTAGGGAATGGTGAATATTCTTACGATTTTACTCCAGAAGGAGAAGAATTTCTCAATAATAAATTTAATCTTTTTAAAAAATTAAATGGAAGATTAGAAGTAGATGGTTTTTATATCGCAGCAGGCAACAGCGAAGATTTAAGATTAGAATCTTTGATGCGAGCTCAAGCTGTTGGAAATTATTTTATAAGAAAATTTAAACTTAATCCCGACCAAGTTGTGACAATCGGCTACGGCAATGATTGGCTTCAATCTGGCATGCAACCCGTTAAAGCTTGGCCAAATCGGAATTTAATGCGTGGGATCATTTTGAAAATATTGCCTGAAAGTGCTGATTATTAA
- a CDS encoding follicular epithelium yolk protein subunit — MPLNLEIISGSDIYNTQVLPFGYEEHFITPEEREMFNIGKESQLKNAVEKHLGERPEDVHLLAEESPWGKIYNEYNWSPVKTSYYVADITIADVSQETVIISQKEFENKSSIVATYNASITESVANTIESTWNSSNKLSAGFNIKGKFSILAVETEATTSIGFEHTWGKGGTTRHMTTVGTSTGLSVTLKPKESVIAELIATRGRLKVKINYNVVLSGYILANYYPPYKDHHFWFMTIHKVLGKKHTRKVTENILINYYSNTKVVLKDKKSSKIIKSMNI, encoded by the coding sequence GTGCCACTTAATTTAGAAATTATTTCAGGCTCTGACATTTACAATACACAAGTATTGCCTTTTGGTTATGAAGAACACTTCATAACTCCCGAAGAAAGAGAAATGTTTAATATAGGAAAAGAGTCACAACTTAAGAACGCAGTTGAAAAACATTTAGGCGAACGACCTGAAGATGTTCACTTATTAGCTGAGGAATCCCCTTGGGGCAAAATATATAATGAATACAATTGGTCCCCAGTAAAAACGAGTTATTATGTTGCCGATATAACTATTGCAGACGTTAGCCAAGAAACAGTGATCATCAGTCAAAAAGAGTTTGAAAATAAAAGCTCTATTGTTGCTACTTATAATGCCTCAATCACTGAATCTGTCGCCAACACGATTGAAAGCACATGGAACAGTTCAAATAAACTTTCTGCTGGCTTCAATATTAAAGGGAAATTTTCAATTCTTGCCGTAGAAACGGAAGCAACGACCTCAATTGGCTTTGAGCACACCTGGGGGAAAGGGGGAACGACGCGCCATATGACAACAGTCGGCACATCAACGGGATTATCTGTTACTTTAAAACCCAAAGAATCGGTCATTGCTGAACTGATTGCAACACGAGGAAGATTAAAAGTTAAAATAAATTATAATGTTGTTCTATCAGGATATATTTTAGCAAACTACTATCCACCGTATAAAGATCATCATTTCTGGTTTATGACAATTCATAAAGTGCTTGGTAAGAAGCATACTAGAAAAGTAACAGAAAATATATTAATCAATTACTATTCAAATACAAAAGTAGTTTTAAAAGACAAGAAAAGTTCAAAAATCATAAAAAGCATGAACATTTAG
- a CDS encoding ABC transporter ATP-binding protein, whose translation MQSTKIVTLNDINVSFIKNKPVLQNLDLEIFKGESLTILGPGGSGKSTLLKIILGIIEPQSGTLNVFGKNINSLLHKERSEILKKIGIAFQQGALFDFMTVSENIDFAMENMTQFTQKEREERIPNFLAQVNLTHASDKLPSELSGGMRRRVGFIRALITNPELALLDEPTAGLDPVTTTIVIDIIHRIGRQIGTTMVCVTSNIDVAFRFAKKVAILKDGKIIGVGTKADLLNLNNEWITNFLTIRENKFHTDEEIDMYESPV comes from the coding sequence GTGCAATCAACAAAAATTGTGACACTAAATGACATAAATGTCTCTTTTATAAAAAATAAACCTGTCCTACAAAACTTAGATCTCGAAATATTTAAAGGCGAATCTTTAACTATCCTCGGTCCTGGGGGCTCAGGTAAAAGCACACTTCTCAAGATTATATTAGGAATCATTGAACCGCAATCAGGAACACTCAATGTATTTGGCAAAAATATAAACTCATTATTGCACAAAGAACGTTCAGAAATCTTAAAAAAAATTGGTATTGCCTTTCAACAAGGCGCTCTTTTTGATTTCATGACTGTAAGTGAAAACATAGATTTTGCTATGGAAAATATGACTCAATTCACTCAAAAAGAGCGTGAAGAAAGAATTCCAAATTTTTTAGCTCAAGTAAATCTCACCCATGCTTCTGACAAACTTCCAAGTGAACTTTCGGGGGGGATGCGCAGAAGAGTTGGTTTTATTCGCGCTCTTATCACCAATCCAGAACTCGCTCTCTTAGATGAACCCACTGCAGGTCTAGATCCAGTTACAACAACGATTGTCATTGACATCATCCACCGCATTGGACGGCAAATCGGAACTACCATGGTTTGTGTGACCTCAAATATAGATGTGGCATTTCGCTTTGCAAAAAAAGTCGCTATCTTAAAAGATGGAAAAATCATCGGAGTTGGCACAAAAGCAGATCTTTTGAATTTAAATAATGAATGGATTACAAATTTTCTTACAATTCGTGAAAATAAATTCCATACTGATGAAGAAATTGATATGTATGAGTCTCCAGTATGA